The Candidatus Sulfotelmatobacter sp. DNA segment CAGCGCCAGCCGATCCCGCTAGTGCGGTGGTGGCAACAGGATGGGTTGGGGCAGAATGGGGGCGAGAAGCGACCCGCTGGCGACATGCAGGGTCAGTCCCTGCACGTCCTGCACCATCACCAATCTTCGGAGCATGACCGATCGGCTGCGCGCGGCCCGAGGAGCTAGAACGCCTCCCCCACGCTGAAGTACAGCAGCCGCTCGGTCTTCCCCCACGCGAAGTCGAGCCGCATGTGCATGGGGTACTCCTTGGTGAGCTGCAGCCGCACGCCGGCGCCGCCGCCCCACAGCACCTGCGCGCTCGCCAACTCGCTAACGCTCGGCGCCACCTGGCCGAAGCCGCCGAACACCGCCGCACCGAGCCGATTCGGGGCATGCCAGCGCAACTCGGCCTGGGCGGTGGTCACGACGTCGTCGCGATAGCGCCCCTGCGTGTAGCCGCGCAGCCCGTACTGCCCGCCGCCGAGCGAGGGGATGGCCCAGAACGGCACGTCGCCCGCGGCCGCGGTCACGTTCAGGTTGGTCGCGACAATGGTGCGGGGGAAACGCGTTCCCGAATACCACGACCACGCGCCGGCATAGCGCTGAAAGTCCCGCGCGCTGCCGAGCGCCGAACTGAAGAAATTGCCCTTGAGCGACGCGATCGATCCTCGGCTCGGCCAGTAGTCGTCGTTGCGCGTGTCGAATTCGCCCGAGACGCCGGGCGCGAGCAGATCGGTCCGGCTGAGATCCTCAAGCTCGGGCGGCGGTACCACGCCCGAATTGTTCTTGAGCGAAACACTGGTCTGCAGCCACAGCACGGACGCGCCCGCGTACAGACTCGGCATGAATCGCCGCAGCGCCGAACCGGCCACGAAGTTCATGGGTTGCTCGAGCGGAATGGACTTGCCGGCGTTCCCCGCATCCTCGCCGATGCCGTAGAAGTCGTAGTTGATGTCGCAGTGGCTCGCGAGCCCCCGCAGCCGCCAGGTGTCGTGCTGAATGCGCGCCATCTCCATCACCATCCAACCCCAGCTCTTGTTCTCGGTATAGAAGCCGGCGATCCCGCCGGTCGAGGGTTTGTACAACGTGTCGGGATCGAAGCGATGGATCAGGCCCAGCATCACGGCCAGCCCCCAGCCGACCTGCGTGTTCTTGAACGGAATCGGTGCGATCAGCGGCGTGACGCCGCTCCCCGAGTGCTCGTTGGTGCCATCGGCCGAGGCATCGATCGGATCGATGCTCGGCTTCGACTGCGCCGAAGGGTCGATGGTCCCGCTACCGACCGGCGCGCGAGCGAACGCGGCCGGCACGGCGCACGCGGCGCCGAATGCGGCGATCAGCAACACGACCATGGTCGGTCGGGAGTTCACTGGGGAGCGGGCTCTCGAACGGGAACGTTGCGCGGCAGGAACGCCGCACGTTAGGCCATCGCGAGGCCGCGCTCAATCGCCGCCCTCGGAGGCCCGACCGAAGGTGTTGCAGCCCGAGCCCGCCATGGGCCATGCTTATTGCGTCCACGTCTGTAGGGTTCGAGAGGTCGCAGGCATGCGCCTGGCCGTGCCGTTGTTAGCGATGATGGTGGGTATCGCACCGGTCGCTCGGGCCGCCGCCCCCGACCTGGCGGCGATCCGCGCGCTGCAGGCGCAGTCCCAATGGGCAGCGTCCGAAAGCCTCGCCACCGCCGCGCTCGCCGATCTCGCGAAGCAGCCGAAGACGGATTCGCTCGCGATCGCCGAGGCAAGCTATCTCGCCGGTGTCGCGCACATGCG contains these protein-coding regions:
- a CDS encoding BamA/TamA family outer membrane protein; the encoded protein is MNSRPTMVVLLIAAFGAACAVPAAFARAPVGSGTIDPSAQSKPSIDPIDASADGTNEHSGSGVTPLIAPIPFKNTQVGWGLAVMLGLIHRFDPDTLYKPSTGGIAGFYTENKSWGWMVMEMARIQHDTWRLRGLASHCDINYDFYGIGEDAGNAGKSIPLEQPMNFVAGSALRRFMPSLYAGASVLWLQTSVSLKNNSGVVPPPELEDLSRTDLLAPGVSGEFDTRNDDYWPSRGSIASLKGNFFSSALGSARDFQRYAGAWSWYSGTRFPRTIVATNLNVTAAAGDVPFWAIPSLGGGQYGLRGYTQGRYRDDVVTTAQAELRWHAPNRLGAAVFGGFGQVAPSVSELASAQVLWGGGAGVRLQLTKEYPMHMRLDFAWGKTERLLYFSVGEAF